From Bradysia coprophila strain Holo2 unplaced genomic scaffold, BU_Bcop_v1 contig_324, whole genome shotgun sequence, the proteins below share one genomic window:
- the LOC119079402 gene encoding syndecan-3-like, giving the protein MPSDKAIKFLLVSLLLVAVFAAASAAPEASAEPCWWLWNHWFRKTTTSTTTSTTTSTTTTTSTTTTTTTTTTEEGG; this is encoded by the exons ATGCCAAGTGATAAAGCGATTAAGTTTCTTCTCGTCTCTCTTTTGTTGGTGGCTGTTTTCGCGGCCGCTTCAGCTGCACCAGAAGCTTCAGCCGAACCATGCTG GTGGTTGTGGAACCATTGGTTTAGAAAAACGACAACATCTACGACCACATCAACTACTACTTCTACTACAACCACTACATCAACTACGACGACGACAACCACCACTACTACTGAGGAGGGTGGCTAA